In Mangifera indica cultivar Alphonso chromosome 7, CATAS_Mindica_2.1, whole genome shotgun sequence, the genomic window CAATGAAGTCTCCTCCTTTGGTCACCATCCATTAATTTAAAGTCTTCTTTTATCATAATTACcaacttataataatttattaaaattaaactatatatatttttattcttcataTCATATTTATTGCCAGTAATTTGTAACAAAGTGATGGTGAAAATTTGCAATTTGAAGCTTTGCAAAGAAAGTCAGCCCCATGACATGAAAGTCTTCAGTGTAAGTCTTTCCCCTATAAATTAATCCAAGAAAATAGAACATgaaacatttaaattaaaatgactaaaagagaatttgattgagtgTTGCGAATTTTCCAGGAAAATGTTTAGTCAATAGTCATTATTGAAGAGTAGAAACTTCGCCGCACCGGTACCAATATCTATTCTACAATGTATTTCGTTATTGACTGATATTACGGAATGATGGGATGACAAGTCTTACtcgtatatgtatatatatatattaattggctattatatatatatatatatatatatatatatataaaatagccAATTAACTTGTTCTATTGACTCATTTAATATCTTAGGCCATTCCTAACCCTGTCTATTAATGTCTTATTGACACCGatttaaagaataaatataCTAATTTGTCTACTCTAAGGAGTTGTATATAGTTGAGTTTTTTACTATGAGTTTTGGATTAATATTGGaatcaaatattgaaaaaaaaaaacatatgacAACATAAATACTTAGACTttcattgatttatttatggcatgaattaaaatattcaattaataatcAGAAAAAAGATTGAAGTCAACAGCCTAATCTCATCAAATAAAATCTAGTattaaaaatatccttttaagtatgagtaatattatatatatatatatatatatatatatatatatatttagtacacaaataaaaaaattgtgttattgtctgatttagtattattttattattgattgagtattatttaattaaatgataatacatcatatatatattcatttgtatactaaaaaatgtatatttataattttattgtttaagtaTCTAAAACTTGGTATAGGTTAACTGTAAAATAATggaatgatattttttctattatttaaattattatatgtaatATGGTTGATAATGCAAAAGAATACCAAATTAAGTATTGAATACATAAAGATTAAGgggtataattataaaataaaacatatataattacttcttattataagaaaatttatatgaaatcgGATCCCGCAATGAAAGccaatttattttgaattctaaTTCGATTAACAAGTAACAACAACCTATCAATTGGTTCTTTTTGGCTTATGGTCATTTCCAATTGCTTGGAAAATAATTCTTTGGTATTTGGTAATGATTTCAATTGACTAAACTAAACTCTTATTCCAGATTCATGGCATGACAGACTTGAATTTGGGTGTGTGACATTGGAATTGGAGTAGCAATGACTGAAGACTTtgaccaaaataaaaattattttaacctcAATTAATTTCATGAGATTtcttttgtaatgtttttaatatttcgTTAGAGTAGATAGATTTGGAAGTTGAGCAACAATGGTGAGGGAGAGAGAGTGATAAGGTGATGGTATGTGACAATGATGATGTAAGGAGATGAAGATGAGCAGCGAGGGAGAGCGGCGTAAGTGGAGTGCGGCAAGATATGCTTGAGATGTTGAATGCACGGTAATGTATTAGAACTGAGCTATTCATGTGAGATGATGGTCGAGAAAGATGTTGAAAATCCGACAAAAATTGTCTGGCAATGGATCCTATATTTGACCacaattgagagaaaaaatggTATAAGGAGTGGCAGTACAAAatgattttcatgtttttccacgtaataatttttattaatataagtgAATAATAATTTGGGTATGATTTACATTAAAATGTCAATACCACCTTAAATAATTAGGCACAAAAAATTAAGATACTATTTATTAGAATGTACAATAATATTACTATTCGTTTATGTTCAAATGCTTTTATGagggggggaaaaaaaaatcttacatctatttgccaaaaaaatttttaaattttcattcaaaatttctacGCATACCTTTCaagctttaaaaactaatttctaTCTAATCCAATTATTACACAAcagattatttataaaattatgttttttttcttggaaaatctGTTACTAATTTCACtatgaaacatttttttttttttatttgcacgAGTTTTGGATTAACTTTGGAACTTTGTAATATGGAAAGCAAAGCCACATGAATCATACATGTGAATAATCAAcacaataattttctattatatattagagtagaaacaaattaaagattCAATAAAGATGGCTCTCAATTGACGATGGCTAAATACTCttgcattttatattattattattattattattaagcaTATTAATTAGTGCAATACAACAATCATTAGCATGATTATCACTACTTGTTAAttagtagataaatattataaattgatgatTTAGCTAAGTTtggaataattaaaaataaatcaaccaTCATTTATTTTGGTAGGGGCGGGGGGTGGTTTAACCTGTTTTCGAATCTCTTTtataaaatcattgttttttttgttaatgtatTCTTTTATCcacccgaaaaaaaaaaaaaaaaaaccaaccatCTTAACAAACATATACGATTTGTGTAGTATAGGAAGATATCGTTGATAAGACTTGTTGGGTGCATGATTCTACCAAAGTAATAGCGTACGCAACCAAATAAAAGAAAGCAGAAACAGTTTTTGCAATTGAAAGCTTCTCGCTGGGAGTTATAGTCAAATTGCGACAGCAAGAGAGAGAGGGGAGTGCTACTTACTGTAAGATAAAAGCTTGTGGGGTTctcaaattagaaaaaaaaaaaaaattaacatatacttgtatgaagaaaagaaaggaaaaacgACGAAAGAGCGAGGATTCCGCCTAGACacaggagaaaagaaaatgagtttTGCCAATAAGGTCGAACAACAGTGAGTTATCTTCTTCTTTGACGTTAGTATTTCTGCACAAACTTGGTGGTAGTTGTtggtttatttttctctttgcaGGTGTTTAATTGGAAACTGGAACAATCTTGGTGTGGGGATAAGGAGCAAGAGGCAACTTGTGTGTCAGAAGAAAAATCCGTTTGATTTTGTTGAGAGTTTCTATCCAAAAACTGTAGAAGGAATTTTCGCTACAAGACAAAATAATCGTAATCTTACactatataacaatttatattgataaatcaTTCTATTCAAACCGTGGAAAAAGACTGAAGAGTATAGTTTATTCAAACGTAAAAGCTAGGTGCATGCATGTTCACTTGACGTTGCCTTCtcataatcaaataatcaatcaatttaaagaatatatatatataaagctcaCTACACTTAATAAAGCTGTCTCTGAGTCTTACTTTGAATATTCTTCaatcaaaaacaataaatacggagagtatacaaattattattataataaatattcacattaaagataaaatattttacttttaaagacAAATCTTTTACTTtctgaaacaaaattttttgtcactttatataaaatttattgtagtgtatatatttatttggatATCTTGACATGAGCAAAGGTAAAGagtaattacataaaattaatctggagatttaattgatatatttcaAGAGGTAACTTcttagtaattaaatatttgcaTTGCATTACATTGTTCATactacaaatttatttatactaatgtACAATTATATCTCCACACaaggaaatgaaagaaatgagAAGATAATCCACgccatataaaataacaaattgttCAGGTTATCATGAGATAACTTCTTACAAATTACACTACTCTTTTTTATTCAATCCTTTTGCTTCATCCTCTTCAAGACTTCTAATCGCTGTCacttttcttcaattttgatGTGCAATCCATTTGGAAATATTAGACTAGGCCTTCGAATAAAGTCCCCTCCTTTGGTCACCGACCACCTGAAAAAATTGCCATacttataaataagaatttgatcGATTCATATTATTTTAGAGGCTTAAAAAATACACATATTTTAGTACTGTTCATTGAAAATGCTgctgtaatttttaattacctgTATTTACCAACAAAATGATGGATAAAAATTGCAATTTGAAGCTTAGCAAAGTCAGCTCCAACGCAAAGTCTAGTGCCACTTCCCCAAGCCATAAAAGTTTTCGATCCAGAGTGCAAGTCTTGTCCCCTCCAACGCCATGGATTGAAAGCAAGAGGATCCTCATATTTCTCAGGATTCAAGTGGACAACAGCAGGCGCCACCATAACTATCCAACCTTTGGGAATTGTAAATCCTGCGAGATATATTTTCAGCTTCTTTAAtcttccaataaaattataatcaacTATGAAATTATAATCAATCAGGGATTTAATACTTACCCTTTATCTCTGCATCTTTTCCTACTTTCCTAAACATCATAGGAGCTATGTTTGCCAATCTAACTGTTTCATTAATGACCTGCAAAAAATAGGATAAAAATTAGCTAGAAATCAATTAATAGTTCaatcaagtttttattttagaaaaaaattttgatttcaaatattttactCATATTTTTCGAATTAATGTAACTCACCATATGTGTAAAAGTCATTGATTTATATTCTTCCCATGTAAGTCCAGAATTTTCATCAGCTCGCTCTTTGATGATTGCCTCTTGCTCTTTCTGCAGAAAtcaaattaacattattttacatttatattgaattcacttttagtttttatttttattttgttgtggaAAGTGTGTAACAATGGATGATAGTTTACAAACCGTTAACTCTTCTAGCACATGTGGATTGTCAGAAAGAAACTTTGTAAGCAAGGTAATGGCTTCAGAAGTGCTTTCAAAAGCACCAAAGAGAAGCAGAAACAGCATGTTAATTGCAACTCCATCATCTAGAAAAGCATTTTCcttctccacttcttcaattaCACGGTCCAAGAAATCATTCTGAGGAATTTTTGTTGCTTTCCTCTCATAGTATATATCTCTAATCACCTTTAAGGCGTTTTTACTtccctgtaaaaaaaaaaaattgaacaaagtAACATTAACTACGAGATAGAAAAATATGGGTTAACCAAAATAGAaaaagcaatgttatatatacacattttttagtgtatatttttattttattgtgtgattaagatttattttatttttaatttaaaattatttaattaattaatgatacatatatatatgtatcaatttttgtatttagaatgagaatatatagttttatttaaaaaaaaaaaaattgaatggtaTTTAAGCCATACCTGTACGCATGCATGGAAAGCGGTTCCTGGGATGTTGACAGGAAGGGAGATGAGGCCATTCATGAACGCTTTGTAATTATCTAATAGCTGTCTTCCATTCTTCTTTTCGTCATAACTTATCAGCCTCTTTGCAAATGATTCAAAtatcatctataaattaataGCCAAGGAAATATTGTTAGGCTCATTAGCATTAATTAGTATAATTAAATCATACaggtaattatataataattaagctTACATCTGCGATTCCCTCTTTGACATTGACATGGCCTTGGCTAGCCCACGAACATATATGTCTACTTGTTGCTTCATCCATTTGATGGAGAAGCTTTCCCTTTAGACTTTCAGGGCCAACAAGATGAAGAATCAAGTTCTTCATATATCTATGAAAGGTTCCATGCTGTGTGAGCATGTTTTCTTCTCCCAGAAATTTACTAAAACTGTCAGTCAGCCAAATTGAGAAATTTGTGCTTTCTCTTTGAAGAATAGTATAGTTAATCTCCGGATCAGTCGACACAATCATCTTCTGACCAAATAGACTTGTTCGAAACAAAGGTCCGTatctgaaaaaaagaaaataaataaatattaagatgaaaattcttTTGTTGCATTAATGAACATGCCTTTTTTTGGCTATAAATAATAACTCATATACCTTTGTATTCTCCTTTTGAGAAAAGGAGCAACATCATGAACTTTGTAGGGAGATAAAAATTGAAGGGTTTCTCCAATAATTGGCAAACCCATTGAACCAGGAGGCAATTTGCCATCGCACTTAGGGTTGGACCAAGTGTAGAACCAATGGGTAATCCTAATAACCAGTAAGGCTACAAGGCAAAGGCCAATTTCACTCCACATTTTAATGGTTGAAGAGAAACACAGAAACTCCAAACAGTTATAGCTCAGAGCTTTACAAAAAAAGGAATATAGTGCTTATGATAAAATTGGTAGAAGTAGAAAGGTTTATATAGAGGCACGTCCGAagaatttactatttaaaaatgatattttcgtTGCACTAATAAGCTAAGACATTTGAAATATTCTTTGTTTTGGTTTGTCgctatttgttaaatatattattctatttatttcaGTCAGCAGTCATAGAGAATGACTAACTGTGATTGCATTGCATATTATTCAGCCAACATTGTTGACATTTCCTAAAATGGTTATATAGTGTACGTACATTGAGCCACCCAATTAGACTTGAAAGCATTTAGAGTTTGGCTAAGTTTCGTTTCAGAAGCATGGCGTCCGATGAAAATAATTCTATGCGTTCCATTATAGAAATGGAAAGCTACTGAGGTTAGTTCTTGGTGATTCATCCAAGGAAAATACACTTGCTGGTCACCCATTTAAGTCAAGTCTACCAACTTAAgcaacttttgaaaattttgattttgacgACGATAAAAAAATCTGAATTTATACCGGTGAACAAGGACAAGATAATAGcctgaatttaattatttacatcTGTCTCCATGTCAGTTAATCATTATTATAAATTCGATAAATATCACCCTCATTGTCAACAGATTATTAACAGTAAGagttaaattatgattttttttatatttaataattctaTCTTTAATACTCTAAGAATTTTTGTATCGTATTATTGTAACATTCATTTTTTCAAGTTCATAATGGAGTTAATCGAGTCACTTAATATTTAGGTTTCTAGATATCTTTTAACCTCTGAAGAAATATTTTACTTTACCATGATTGAAAGTATTAAATTATCACATAATTTTCAACACTATTAAATAAGAATGAcgtaataattttttgttaagaatattaatattgattattttggtATGTTAACATAAAAATTTGTGTGATAAAGTAAATATTGTGCATTATGTCTTTCATgcttttttattatgtataaaattgaaaaaaaattaatttatgataggttttatttattttgagtgggttttataattttttgtggaAATAAATTTGAGGAAATGGGTTAATATGGAGTCCTTGTGGGATGCAATTGTCTACATAAGTCTTGAAATTGTCCaagttaacaaaaaattacctcaatcatcattttttttaattaaaaaaatttcatatcattaatttttgtgaTGTTAAATATGATGTATATTTTTgtgtgataaaatataaatttaattatttcaataacaaaatgaaaaagttaGATCACTTTAATTTAAACAATGTGATAGTTCAATATGATTCATTCAatacaacattattttatttacggtaattgacatataatatagaatgtgaaatttgaaataaaattttaaaaagcaatactatatgtatatattttgagtacataaataaatacatatatgatatattatcatataattagatattactttattattaattcaaaagcTTGTAATAAAcctaaagaaaattttcaaacaccGCCTACAGCAGAAACAATCGACTTGAGCATAGGTAAGAGGAAGGTTATAGTCAAT contains:
- the LOC123219949 gene encoding cytochrome P450 87A3-like, with the translated sequence MWSEIGLCLVALLVIRITHWFYTWSNPKCDGKLPPGSMGLPIIGETLQFLSPYKVHDVAPFLKRRIQRYGPLFRTSLFGQKMIVSTDPEINYTILQRESTNFSIWLTDSFSKFLGEENMLTQHGTFHRYMKNLILHLVGPESLKGKLLHQMDEATSRHICSWASQGHVNVKEGIADMIFESFAKRLISYDEKKNGRQLLDNYKAFMNGLISLPVNIPGTAFHACVQGSKNALKVIRDIYYERKATKIPQNDFLDRVIEEVEKENAFLDDGVAINMLFLLLFGAFESTSEAITLLTKFLSDNPHVLEELTKEQEAIIKERADENSGLTWEEYKSMTFTHMVINETVRLANIAPMMFRKVGKDAEIKGFTIPKGWIVMVAPAVVHLNPEKYEDPLAFNPWRWRGQDLHSGSKTFMAWGSGTRLCVGADFAKLQIAIFIHHFVGKYRWSVTKGGDFIRRPSLIFPNGLHIKIEEK